In one window of Falco biarmicus isolate bFalBia1 chromosome 16, bFalBia1.pri, whole genome shotgun sequence DNA:
- the LOC130159686 gene encoding E3 ubiquitin-protein ligase makorin-2-like, translating into MEPGSLVASGVLRARGDCLRPPCRNFARGSCRWGQNCRFSHDRKSVQICRYFQSGFCSYGECCSYQHIQDDAVPVGTRHGPVPPGRWGSQPGSVPTAGGGGWGVARRSSAHPVPSVRHVPFKLPSAEVKEKEKDKNISAPDSAPRGAISREFVPAGAQGASGSQPQGLGLDPNSSDPREAVVETVTRTDPAKVMMEPGAAAALVPTAVLRARSEAVVCGICMDRVYEKPLPEERLFGILPNCSHAYCVGCIRKWRRSRDFQSMVIKACPECRITSSYYIPNKYWVSDAEEKEKLIKTFKARTGKIRCKFFVQNSGHCPFKSDCIYLHEVPARQPLQRRQRWPRMPAVFSPSPSESSDEDEELCVLEWALTLALTETDVLLELRP; encoded by the exons atggagccaggctcgCTGGTGGCATCTGGGGTGTTAAGGGCCCGGGGGGACTGTCTGAGACCCCCGTGCAG GAATTTTGCCCGCGGATCCTGCCGATGGGGCCAGAACTGCCGCTTCTCTCACGATAGAAAATCAGTCCAGATCTGCAGGTACTTCCAGAGCGGGTTTTGCAGCTATGGAGAGTGCTGCAG CTACCAGCACATCCAGGATGACGCAGTGCCAGTGGGAACCCGCCATGGCCCCGTGCCCCCCGGCCGCTGGGGCTCGCAGCCTGGCAGTGTGCCCACAGCagggggcgggggctggggggtagCACGGCGCAGCTCGGCCCACCCTGTCCCCAGCGTGAGGCATGTGCCCTTCAAGTTGCCAAGCGCGGAGGttaaggagaaagagaaagacaagAACATCTCAGCACCTGATAGTGCCCCCCGTGGGGCCATCAGCAGAGAATTTGTCCCTGCAGGAGCTCAGGGTGCTTCAG gctccCAGCCCCAAGGGCTGGGACTGGATCCAAACTCCTCCGACCCCAGAGAGGCAGTGGTGGAGACGGTGACACGGACTGACCCTGCCAAG GTCATGATGGAGCCGGGCGCTGCGGCAGCCCTGGTCCCCACTGCGGTGCTGAGGGCTCGGAGCGAGGCCGTGGTGTGCGGCATCTGCATGGACCGTGTGTATGAGAAGCCACTGCCAGAGGAGCGGCTCTTTGGGATCCTCCCGAACTGCAGCCACGCGTACTGCGTGGGCTGCATCCGCAAGTGGCGTCGCAGCCGGGACTTCCAGAGCATGGTCATCAA GGCCTGCCCAGAGTGCCGGATCACCTCCAGTTACTACATCCCCAACAAATACTGGGTCTCGGATGcggaggagaaggagaagctCATCAAAACCTTCAAGGCGCGGACAGG GAAAATCAGGTGCAAGTTCTTTGTCCAGAACTCTGGCCACTGCCCGTTCAAGTCAGACTGCATCTACCTGCATGAGGTGCCTGCCAGGCAGCCACTGCAGCGCAGGCAGCGGTGGCCGAGGATGCCCGCT gtgtTCAGCCCTTCTCCCTCAGAGAGCTCTGATGAGGATGAGGAGCTCTGCGTGCTGGAGTGGGCACTCACCCTGGCCCTGACGGAGACAGACGTGCTGCTTGAGTTAAGGCCATGA
- the PPARD gene encoding peroxisome proliferator-activated receptor delta isoform X1, which produces MEQLQEEVPEVRKKEEEEEEAVMVASGASDPSGGPDSSLPSSSYTDLSQSSSPSLSDQLQMGCEEAALGALNVECRVCGDKASGFHYGVHACEGCKGFFRRTIRMKLEYEKCERSCKIQKKNRNKCQYCRFQKCLSLGMSHNAIRFGRMPEAEKRKLVAGLTASEISCQNPQVADLKAFSKHIYNAYLKNFNMTKKKARGILTGKASSTPQPFVIHDMDTLWQAEKGLVWKQLVNGIPPYKEIGVHVFYRCQCTTVETVRELTEFAKSIPSFLGLYLNDQVTLLKYGVHEAIFAMLASIMNKDGLLVANGNGFVTREFLRSLRKPFSEIMEPKFEFAVKFNALELDDSDLSLFVAAIILCGDRPGLMNVKQVEKIQDNILQALEFHLQSNHPDAQYLFPKLLQKMADLRQLVTEHAQLVQKIKKTETETSLHPLLQEIYKDMY; this is translated from the exons ATGGAACAACTACAGGAGGAAGTACCTGAGGtcaggaaaaaggaggaggaagaggaagaggcagtGATGGTGGCAAGTGGAGCCTCAGACCCAAGTGGAGGACCAGACAGCTCGCTGCCTTCGAGCAGCTACACAG ACCTTTCGCAgagctcctctccctccctatCGGACCAACTGCAGATGGGCTGTGAGGAAGCGGCCTTGGGAGCACTGAACGTGGAGTGCAGGGTCTGCGGAGACAAAGCCTCGGGGTTTCACTATGGTGTGCACGCCTGTGAGGGCTGCAAG GGATTCTTCCGCCGGACGATCCGCATGAAGCTGGAGTACGAGAAGTGCGAGAGGAGCTGCAAGATTCAGAAGAAGAACCGGAACAAGTGCCAGTACTGCCGCTTCCAGAAATGTCTCTCGCTGGGCATGTCACATAACG CAATCCGCTTCGGCCGCATGCCGGAGGCAGAGAAGAGGAAGCTGGTGGCGGGGCTGACGGCGAGCGAGATCAGCTGCCAGAACCCACAGGTGGCCGACCTGAAAGCTTTCTCCAAGCACATCTACAACGCCTACCTGAAAAATTTCAACATGACCAAAAAGAAGGCGAGAGGTATCTTGACCGGGAAGGCCAGCAGCACACCA CAGCCTTTTGTGATCCATGACATGGACACCTTGTGGCAGGCAGAAAAGGGGCTGGTGTGGAAACAGCTAGTGAACGGCATTCCCCCCTACAAGGAGATCGGGGTGCACGTCTTCTACCGCTGCCAGTGCACCACGGTGGAGACTGTGCGGGAGCTCACCGAGTTCGCCAAGAGCATCCCCAGCTTCCTAGGCCTCTACTTGAACGACCAAGTGACTCTGCTGAAGTACGGGGTGCATGAGGCCATCTTCGCCATGCTGGCCTCTATCATGAACAAGGATGGGCTGCTGGTGGCCAACGGGAACGGCTTTGTGACCCGCGAGTTCCTGCGTAGCCTGCGCAAGCCCTTCAGCGAGATCATGGAGCCCAAATTTGAGTTTGCTGTGAAGTTCAACGCGCTGGAGCTGGATGACAGTGACCTGTCTCTGTTTGTGGCTGCCATTATCCTGTGCGGAG ACCGTCCTGGCCTGATGAACGTGAAGCAGGTGGAGAAGATCCAAGACAACATCCTGCAAGCGCTGGAGTTTCACCTGCAGTCTAACCACCCCGATGCCCAGTACCTCTTCcccaagctgctgcagaagatggCCGACCTGCGGCAGCTGGTGACAGAGCACGCCCAGCTGGTGCAGAAGATCAAGAAGACAGAGACGGAGACATCTCTTCACCCGCTTCTGCAGGAGATCTACAAGGACATGTACTAA
- the PPARD gene encoding peroxisome proliferator-activated receptor delta isoform X2, whose translation MEQLQEEVPEVRKKEEEEEEAVMVASGASDPSGGPDSSLPSSSYTDLSQSSSPSLSDQLQMGCEEAALGALNVECRVCGDKASGFHYGVHACEGCKGFFRRTIRMKLEYEKCERSCKIQKKNRNKCQYCRFQKCLSLGMSHNAIRFGRMPEAEKRKLVAGLTASEISCQNPQVADLKAFSKHIYNAYLKNFNMTKKKARGILTGKASSTPPFVIHDMDTLWQAEKGLVWKQLVNGIPPYKEIGVHVFYRCQCTTVETVRELTEFAKSIPSFLGLYLNDQVTLLKYGVHEAIFAMLASIMNKDGLLVANGNGFVTREFLRSLRKPFSEIMEPKFEFAVKFNALELDDSDLSLFVAAIILCGDRPGLMNVKQVEKIQDNILQALEFHLQSNHPDAQYLFPKLLQKMADLRQLVTEHAQLVQKIKKTETETSLHPLLQEIYKDMY comes from the exons ATGGAACAACTACAGGAGGAAGTACCTGAGGtcaggaaaaaggaggaggaagaggaagaggcagtGATGGTGGCAAGTGGAGCCTCAGACCCAAGTGGAGGACCAGACAGCTCGCTGCCTTCGAGCAGCTACACAG ACCTTTCGCAgagctcctctccctccctatCGGACCAACTGCAGATGGGCTGTGAGGAAGCGGCCTTGGGAGCACTGAACGTGGAGTGCAGGGTCTGCGGAGACAAAGCCTCGGGGTTTCACTATGGTGTGCACGCCTGTGAGGGCTGCAAG GGATTCTTCCGCCGGACGATCCGCATGAAGCTGGAGTACGAGAAGTGCGAGAGGAGCTGCAAGATTCAGAAGAAGAACCGGAACAAGTGCCAGTACTGCCGCTTCCAGAAATGTCTCTCGCTGGGCATGTCACATAACG CAATCCGCTTCGGCCGCATGCCGGAGGCAGAGAAGAGGAAGCTGGTGGCGGGGCTGACGGCGAGCGAGATCAGCTGCCAGAACCCACAGGTGGCCGACCTGAAAGCTTTCTCCAAGCACATCTACAACGCCTACCTGAAAAATTTCAACATGACCAAAAAGAAGGCGAGAGGTATCTTGACCGGGAAGGCCAGCAGCACACCA CCTTTTGTGATCCATGACATGGACACCTTGTGGCAGGCAGAAAAGGGGCTGGTGTGGAAACAGCTAGTGAACGGCATTCCCCCCTACAAGGAGATCGGGGTGCACGTCTTCTACCGCTGCCAGTGCACCACGGTGGAGACTGTGCGGGAGCTCACCGAGTTCGCCAAGAGCATCCCCAGCTTCCTAGGCCTCTACTTGAACGACCAAGTGACTCTGCTGAAGTACGGGGTGCATGAGGCCATCTTCGCCATGCTGGCCTCTATCATGAACAAGGATGGGCTGCTGGTGGCCAACGGGAACGGCTTTGTGACCCGCGAGTTCCTGCGTAGCCTGCGCAAGCCCTTCAGCGAGATCATGGAGCCCAAATTTGAGTTTGCTGTGAAGTTCAACGCGCTGGAGCTGGATGACAGTGACCTGTCTCTGTTTGTGGCTGCCATTATCCTGTGCGGAG ACCGTCCTGGCCTGATGAACGTGAAGCAGGTGGAGAAGATCCAAGACAACATCCTGCAAGCGCTGGAGTTTCACCTGCAGTCTAACCACCCCGATGCCCAGTACCTCTTCcccaagctgctgcagaagatggCCGACCTGCGGCAGCTGGTGACAGAGCACGCCCAGCTGGTGCAGAAGATCAAGAAGACAGAGACGGAGACATCTCTTCACCCGCTTCTGCAGGAGATCTACAAGGACATGTACTAA
- the DEF6 gene encoding differentially expressed in FDCP 6 homolog, whose amino-acid sequence MALQLRASPAAQGCRGRRFPGTGSSASTEPPLPSPPVAMDLRAELLKSIWYAFTALDVEKSGKVSKSQLKVLSHNLYTVLCIPHDPVALEEHFRDDDDGPVSSQGYMPYLNKYILDKVEEGAFVKENFDELCWTLTAKKNYKPDRNGNSVISHQDAFRLWCLFNFLSEDKYPLVMVPDEVEYLLKKICTAMNVELNSGELDDYLSQEPQGQGGLTVWQFLDMVNSGRFLRGIEQEAVSMAVEEVYQEVIEDVLKQGYLWKKGQLRRNWSERWFTLKPSVLSYYMSEERKEKKGSIALDKHCCVEVLPDRDGKRCMFCVKTSSRTYEMSASDTRQRQEWTLAIQTAIRLQAEGKKSLHKDLKQKRREQREQREQRKAAKEEETQRLKQLQEEKERKLQELELLKEAQRQAEILLQEEEQRRRQQHEEMQRTLEIQLQEAEQARASMQAEMVLKEAEAERQRKRILELEDMQERLQEALQQEVKARQDEESVRYAQARLLAEEEEKLKQLMKLKEEQEEYIIKTQREKQVLKQEMENKNKCLEEAQKQLEEVRVNRQRVDQDVMAAQRKLRQASTNVKHWNVQMNRLMHPIGPGDKRTNVSTGGFAGYQPFLSQRDSSLKLKQKVEDKGSDPTTDNGKENVSNGGNSGVPPPPDADPMATEPTN is encoded by the exons ATGGCGCTCCAGCTTCGCGCGTCCCCCGCCGCCCAAGGCTGCCGAGGCAGGCGGTTTCCTGGAACCGGATCCTCGGCCTCGACAGAGCCGCCTCTGCCATCGCCGCCTGTAGCCATGGACCTGCGAGCAGAGCTGCTCAAGTCCATCTGGTACGCCTTCACCGCCCTGGATGTGGAGAAGAGCGGCAAGGTCTCCAAATCCCAGCTCAAA GTGCTGTCTCACAACCTGTACACGGTGCTGTGCATCCCCCACGACCCCGTGGCGCTGGAAGAGCATTTCCGCGATGACGACGACGGGCCggtgtccagccagggttaCATGCCGTACCTCAACAAGTACATCCTGGACAAG GTGGAGGAAGGTGCTTTTGTCAAAGAAAACTTTGATGAGCTCTGCTGGACCCTGACGGCGAAGAAGAATTACAAGCCCGACCGCAATGGGAATAGCGTTATATCCCACCAAGATGCCTTCAGGCTCTGGTGTCTCTTCAACTTTCTGTCTGAAGACAAATACCCTCTCGTCATGGTGCCAGATGAG GTGGAGTACCTGCTGAAGAAGATCTGCACGGCCATGAACGTGGAGCTGAACTCCGGCGAGCTGGATGACTACCTCTCCCAGGAGccgcaggggcagggggggctgaCGGTCTGGCAGTTCCTGGACATGGTGAACTCGGGGCGGTTCCTGCGCGGCATTGAGCAGGAGGCCGTCAGCATGGCCGTGGAGGAGGTGTACCAGGAGGTCATTGAGGACGTGCTCAAACAG GGCTACCTCTGGAAGAAGGGCCAGCTGAGGAGGAACTGGTCGGAGCGGTGGTTCACGCTCAAGCCCAGTGTCCTGTCCTACTACATGAGCGAGGAGCggaaggagaagaaggggaGCATCGCGCTGGACAAGCACTGCTGCGTGGAG GTGCTCCCCGACCGAGATGGGAAGAGGTGCATGTTCTGCGTGAAGACCTCCTCCCGCACCTACGAGATGAGCGCCTCCGACACCCGGCAGCGCCAGGAGTGGACCCTAG ccatCCAGACGGCCATCCGGCTGCAGGCTGAGGGCAAGAAGTCCCTGCACAAAGACCTGAAGCAGAAGCGCCGGGAGCAGCGGGAGCAACGGGAGCAGCGCAAGGCGGCCAAGGAGGAGGAGACGCAGCGGCTCAAGCAACtccaggaggagaaggagaggaagctgcaggagctggagctgctgaaggAGGCCCAGCGGCAGGCAGAGATActcctgcaggaggaggagcagcGGCGGAGGCAGCAGCATGAGGAGATGCAGAGGACCCTGGAGatccagctgcaggaggctgagcaG GCTCGCGCCTCCATGCAGGCAGAGATGGTCCTGAaggaagcagaggcagagcGGCAGCGCAAGCGCATCCTGGAGCTGGAAGACATGCAGGAGCGTCTCCAGGaagccctgcagcaggaggtgaaAGCACGGCAGGACGAGGAGTCCGTGAGATACGCACAGGCCAG GCTACtggctgaggaagaggagaagctgAAGCAGCTGATGAAGCTGAAGGAGGAGCAAGAGGAGTATATCATCAAAACTCAGCGGGAGAAGCAAGTCCTCAAGCAGGAGATGGAGAACAAGAACAAGTGTCTAGAAGAGgcacagaagcagctggaagaagTGAGAGTGAACAGGCAGCGGGTGGACCAAGATGTCATG GCAGCCCAGCGGAAGCTGCGACAGGCCAGCACCAACGTCAAGCACTGGAACGTCCAGATGAACCGGCTGATGCACCCCATCGGGCCTGGAG ACAAGCGTACAAACGTGAGCACAGGAGGCTTTGCTGGCTACCAACCCTTCCTCTCCCAGAGGGATTCTTCTCTCAAGCTCAAGCAGAAAGTGGAGGATAAAGGCAGCGACCCCACAACGGACAACGGCAAGGAAAACGTGAGCAACGGTGGGAACAGTGGCGTGCCACCACCTCCGGATGCGGACCCCATGGCCACAGAGCCCACCAACTAG